A genome region from Myroides fluvii includes the following:
- a CDS encoding Fic family protein, translated as MTYNWQHPNWPHFTYDTTAIDACVSTFTLALGEVKGILDILQEEEKEETLLQFMIDEAIKTSEIEGEFYSRQDILSSIKNKIGLATPKHLILDKRAEGISELMIEVRSSHDKPLSEILLQTWHRILFAQSFRIEGGQYRQGEHPMQIVSGAHGKETIHYEAPPSIQIHEEMQRFVQWYSQYSIAPLDFKSALIKTAICHLYFESIHPFEDGNGRIGRALAEKCLAESFPFPLVLSLSKTIEKDKKVYYSSLKEAQRSLDITNWIIYFTGIIVEAQQQAKQTILFTINKAHFFNQYTSQLNERQHKVMRKMFDFGLEDFTGSLSAKKYQSMTKTSKATATRDLQDLVEKKILVATGAGRSVRYNLNVP; from the coding sequence ATGACTTACAATTGGCAACATCCAAACTGGCCCCATTTCACGTATGACACCACAGCAATTGATGCGTGTGTGTCTACTTTTACTTTGGCATTAGGAGAAGTTAAAGGCATCTTGGACATCTTACAAGAAGAAGAGAAAGAAGAAACTTTACTCCAATTTATGATTGATGAAGCGATTAAAACTTCCGAAATTGAAGGAGAATTTTACAGTCGCCAAGACATTCTATCCTCCATAAAAAACAAAATTGGCTTAGCCACTCCCAAGCATTTAATCTTAGATAAACGAGCAGAAGGGATTAGTGAATTGATGATTGAAGTTCGCTCTAGTCATGACAAACCCTTATCAGAAATATTGCTTCAAACCTGGCATCGTATTTTATTTGCTCAATCCTTTCGCATAGAAGGAGGGCAATATAGACAAGGGGAACATCCTATGCAAATTGTATCGGGAGCTCATGGCAAGGAAACTATTCATTACGAAGCACCTCCTTCGATACAGATTCATGAAGAAATGCAGCGTTTTGTTCAATGGTACAGTCAATATAGCATTGCGCCTTTGGATTTTAAAAGCGCCTTAATTAAAACAGCAATCTGTCATTTATATTTTGAATCTATTCACCCTTTTGAGGATGGCAATGGGCGAATTGGACGTGCTTTGGCTGAAAAGTGTCTGGCAGAATCATTTCCATTTCCGCTGGTTTTGAGTTTATCCAAAACAATTGAGAAAGATAAAAAGGTATATTATTCAAGTTTAAAAGAAGCTCAGCGTTCCCTGGACATTACAAACTGGATTATTTATTTCACTGGTATTATTGTCGAAGCACAACAACAAGCCAAGCAAACCATTCTTTTCACCATCAATAAAGCTCATTTTTTTAATCAGTATACATCCCAACTCAACGAGCGTCAACACAAAGTGATGCGCAAGATGTTTGATTTTGGTTTAGAGGATTTTACAGGAAGTCTATCGGCCAAGAAGTACCAATCGATGACCAAGACATCCAAAGCTACAGCTACTCGCGATTTACAAGACCTGGTAGAAAAAAAGATTCTTGTGGCAACAGGAGCAGGACGTTCCGTGCGTTACAACTTAAATGTACCTTAA
- a CDS encoding P-loop NTPase family protein: MIPLEALGTRMCIIGNSAAGKSTLAQHLGQHLNFAICHLDQLAHVPHTNWQPRDRELMRLDHQTFLIQHESWVIEGNYSYLMPERFAQATAIIWLDFSRWGSVYRFIKRSLQNNHNRAGNLEGASQQFNFTMLKHILITVPKNKIKYQELIEQSGVPCVRIRSFHQLKKIYKEWNL; this comes from the coding sequence ATGATCCCACTAGAAGCTTTAGGAACGCGCATGTGCATCATTGGCAATAGTGCGGCTGGAAAATCCACTTTGGCGCAACACTTAGGGCAACACCTCAACTTTGCCATTTGCCATTTGGATCAACTTGCGCATGTTCCTCACACCAATTGGCAACCGAGGGACCGTGAGCTCATGCGATTGGATCATCAAACTTTTTTAATTCAGCACGAATCATGGGTGATAGAAGGAAATTACAGCTATTTAATGCCCGAGCGTTTTGCACAAGCAACTGCTATCATTTGGCTGGATTTTTCCCGTTGGGGATCGGTCTATCGCTTTATCAAACGCAGTTTGCAGAACAATCACAACCGCGCAGGCAATCTGGAAGGGGCGAGTCAGCAGTTCAACTTTACCATGCTCAAACACATTTTGATTACCGTTCCTAAAAACAAGATTAAATACCAAGAATTAATTGAGCAAAGTGGTGTGCCTTGTGTGCGAATTAGATCGTTTCATCAATTGAAGAAGATTTACAAGGAGTGGAACCTATAA
- a CDS encoding acyl-CoA dehydrogenase family protein, producing the protein MKPDLFQAPDYYLLDDLLTEEHKLIRDAARAWVKKEVSPIIEEYAQKAEFPKQIIKGLGEIGGFGPYIPTEYGGAGLDQISYGLIMQEIERGDSGVRSTSSVQSSLVMYPIWKYGNEEQRNKYLPKLATGEMIGCFGLTEPDHGSNPGGLITNFKDMGDHYLLNGAKMWISNAPFADIAVVWAKNEEGRIHGLIVERGMEGFSTPETHNKWSLRASATGELIFDNVKVPKENLLPNKSGLGAPLGCLDSARYGIAWGAIGAAMDCYDTALRYSQERIQFDKPIGATQLQQKKLAEMITEITKAQLLTWRLGVLRNEGRATTAQISMAKRNNVAMALEIARDARQMLGGMGITGEYSIMRHMMNLESVVTYEGTHDIHLLITGMDVTGFPAFK; encoded by the coding sequence ATGAAACCAGATTTATTTCAGGCGCCGGATTACTATCTTTTAGATGATTTGCTTACAGAAGAGCACAAATTGATTCGCGATGCAGCGAGAGCATGGGTAAAAAAAGAAGTATCTCCAATTATAGAGGAATATGCTCAAAAAGCAGAATTTCCAAAACAAATCATCAAAGGTTTGGGTGAAATTGGAGGATTTGGTCCTTATATTCCAACAGAATACGGCGGAGCAGGATTAGACCAAATTTCATATGGTTTAATTATGCAAGAAATTGAAAGAGGTGATTCAGGTGTACGTTCAACATCATCTGTTCAGTCTTCTTTAGTTATGTATCCGATTTGGAAATACGGTAACGAAGAGCAACGCAACAAATATTTACCAAAATTAGCAACTGGAGAAATGATTGGTTGTTTTGGTTTAACTGAACCTGACCATGGTTCAAATCCAGGGGGATTGATTACCAATTTCAAAGATATGGGCGATCACTACCTATTAAACGGAGCAAAAATGTGGATTTCGAATGCACCATTTGCTGATATTGCAGTGGTTTGGGCGAAAAACGAAGAAGGTAGAATTCACGGATTAATCGTTGAAAGAGGAATGGAAGGTTTCTCTACACCGGAAACACACAACAAATGGTCCTTAAGAGCATCTGCAACAGGAGAGCTTATTTTTGATAACGTAAAAGTTCCGAAAGAAAACTTATTGCCAAACAAATCAGGATTAGGAGCACCACTAGGATGCTTAGACTCTGCGCGTTATGGAATTGCTTGGGGAGCTATTGGAGCAGCCATGGATTGTTATGATACTGCTTTGCGTTACTCACAAGAGCGCATTCAGTTTGACAAGCCAATTGGAGCAACTCAATTACAACAAAAGAAATTAGCTGAGATGATTACTGAAATCACAAAAGCGCAATTATTAACTTGGCGTTTAGGTGTTTTGAGAAACGAAGGAAGAGCGACAACCGCTCAGATCTCTATGGCAAAACGCAACAACGTAGCGATGGCATTAGAAATTGCTCGTGATGCACGTCAAATGTTAGGAGGAATGGGTATCACAGGTGAGTATTCGATTATGCGTCACATGATGAACCTTGAATCAGTTGTAACCTATGAAGGAACACACGATATCCACTTGTTAATTACAGGTATGGATGTAACTGGATTTCCAGCATTCAAGTAG
- a CDS encoding O-acetylhomoserine aminocarboxypropyltransferase/cysteine synthase family protein, with the protein MSNFHFSTQALHAGHQVNQTAGSRAVPIYQTSSYVFENADHAAGAFNLSIPAYIYTRLNNPTNDILEQRLAALEGGIGAVVTASGAAAISTTFLTLLKAGDHIVASNSLYGGTYNLLNVTLPRLGIHTTFVDPADLANFTQNIQQNTKAIFVESLGNPKLDLIDLKELSQIAKTHHIPFIVDNTVPSPALLRPIEHGADIVIHSLTKYISGNGTTLGGAIIDAGTFDWSSGKFPEFTTPTAGYHGLIYHEALGKAAFIGKIRLEGLRDLGAALSPFNAFQIIQGLETLAIRLHQHSKNALELAEWLEKQEAVAWVNYPGLPSSPYHKLAQTYLPNGQSGVITFGLRKGFEAAKTVANETELFSLVANIGDTKSLIIHPASTTHQQLTVDEQKATGVTPDLVRLSVGIESIEDLKQDLARVFTTLN; encoded by the coding sequence ATGAGCAATTTTCACTTTTCAACTCAAGCATTACACGCTGGACATCAAGTCAACCAAACCGCAGGCTCTAGAGCTGTTCCCATTTATCAAACGTCTTCGTATGTATTTGAAAATGCAGATCACGCCGCAGGTGCATTTAACCTTTCTATTCCCGCTTATATTTATACCCGACTAAACAACCCTACAAACGATATACTAGAACAGCGCTTAGCTGCTCTTGAAGGCGGAATTGGTGCGGTGGTAACTGCCTCAGGAGCAGCTGCTATTAGTACAACCTTCTTAACCCTCCTAAAAGCAGGAGATCACATTGTTGCTTCCAATAGTCTATATGGAGGTACCTACAATTTACTCAACGTTACCTTACCGCGATTGGGGATTCACACCACCTTCGTAGATCCTGCTGACTTAGCCAATTTCACGCAAAATATTCAACAAAACACCAAAGCTATTTTTGTAGAAAGCTTGGGAAATCCCAAACTAGATTTGATTGATTTAAAGGAATTATCGCAAATCGCAAAAACACACCACATTCCTTTTATCGTTGATAATACCGTTCCTTCTCCTGCACTGCTCAGACCGATTGAACACGGGGCAGATATTGTCATTCACTCCTTAACCAAATACATTTCGGGCAATGGTACAACTTTAGGGGGGGCTATCATCGATGCAGGTACTTTTGATTGGAGTAGTGGAAAATTCCCAGAATTTACAACACCTACAGCAGGTTATCACGGCTTAATCTACCATGAAGCACTTGGAAAAGCAGCTTTCATCGGCAAAATACGCTTAGAGGGATTACGCGATTTAGGCGCGGCTTTGAGTCCATTCAATGCTTTTCAGATTATTCAAGGATTGGAAACCCTAGCTATTCGCCTACATCAACACAGTAAAAATGCTTTAGAACTGGCAGAATGGTTAGAAAAACAAGAGGCTGTCGCTTGGGTCAATTACCCCGGATTACCTTCAAGCCCTTACCACAAACTCGCACAAACGTATCTCCCTAATGGACAAAGTGGTGTGATTACTTTTGGTTTAAGAAAGGGATTTGAAGCGGCTAAAACCGTAGCCAATGAAACTGAGCTCTTTTCTTTAGTAGCGAATATTGGGGATACCAAATCGCTGATCATTCACCCTGCTTCCACTACACATCAACAATTAACTGTAGATGAACAAAAAGCAACGGGAGTTACGCCTGATTTAGTTCGCCTATCGGTTGGCATTGAATCCATCGAAGATTTAAAACAAGACTTAGCACGCGTGTTCACAACGCTTAATTAA
- a CDS encoding tRNA1(Val) (adenine(37)-N6)-methyltransferase yields the protein MFQFKQFTIHQDQCAMKVGTDGVLLGAWTPVDHNPNKILDIGTGTGLIALMLAQRTDAEQIDGVEIDADAHAQAIDNFENSPWGDRLFCYHAGLEDFANGMDEEYDLIVSNPPFYSEDYYTQDEKRDKARFQDSLPFELLIEAVAYFLSENGVFSIIVPSKEEERIMYLAAEFDIYPMQVTRVKGTPTSEIKRSLLAFSRTRIEKIPLNELTIEEKRHCYTPEFNTLVQNFYLKL from the coding sequence ATGTTTCAATTCAAACAATTCACCATACACCAAGATCAATGTGCCATGAAAGTGGGGACTGATGGCGTACTATTAGGGGCTTGGACCCCCGTTGATCACAATCCTAATAAAATATTAGACATTGGCACTGGCACAGGGTTAATTGCCTTAATGTTGGCTCAACGTACCGATGCCGAACAAATTGACGGTGTTGAAATCGATGCAGATGCGCATGCACAGGCCATTGACAATTTTGAAAATAGTCCGTGGGGCGATCGTTTATTCTGTTATCACGCAGGTTTAGAAGATTTTGCCAACGGCATGGATGAAGAATATGATTTAATCGTTTCCAACCCTCCTTTCTACAGTGAGGATTACTATACCCAAGACGAAAAAAGAGATAAAGCGCGCTTCCAAGACTCCCTTCCTTTTGAGTTATTAATAGAAGCCGTTGCATACTTTTTATCTGAAAACGGAGTGTTCAGCATCATCGTTCCCTCTAAAGAAGAAGAACGCATCATGTACCTCGCAGCCGAATTTGACATCTATCCGATGCAGGTTACACGGGTAAAAGGAACACCTACGAGTGAGATTAAACGCAGTTTACTTGCCTTTTCGAGAACGCGCATAGAGAAAATTCCTCTAAATGAATTGACAATTGAAGAAAAAAGACACTGTTACACCCCTGAATTCAATACCCTTGTACAGAATTTTTATCTAAAATTATAG
- the thrA gene encoding bifunctional aspartate kinase/homoserine dehydrogenase I: MKILKFGGKSLASGQAFDQVIQIIKDKIAQGSIAVVVSAIDDTTDTLESILDLAKNQADYRTPFFAFQARTYHSGIDLKEEFTLLQKLYEGVSLLEDYSLKISDLVLAQGEIISSKVLTHHLLQQGITAVAVDSRHFFVTDATFGQAQVEEELSKARTSLYFKEIPSHTLAVVTGFIGATAKGETTTLGRNGSNYSAALLANFLQASELQNYTHVDGIFTANPDWVKNAQKIEELHFDDANELAHFGASILHAKTILPLIENNIPLRILNTLNPTNTGTLISARPTVTGIKSISLQSDIALIQLEGRGLLGIVGIDARIFTALAQAGISVGVISQGSSERGLGFTVEQQKATLAVEVLQREFHTEFQTKDVDSIQILSEVAILSIIGQDLSTFDQPYAALVKNKITPILFHNTVTGKNVSLVVRQEDAKKALHVIHGQIFGISKKINLAIFGHGLVGGTLIDQILTAATAIATKKNIALHIFAIGNSKKVWLTETGITANWRQDLAQHGVSYGIEDVIAFAKDHHLENLIAIDNTASKSFIEHYIPLIQGGFDLISSNKIANTVSYSFYQALRKALKENHKEYLYETNVGAGLPLIDTIKLLHLSGENITKIKGIFSGSLSYIFNQFSVQDQPFNTIVQQAIAKGYTEPDPREDLSGKDVGRKLLILARELDLQNELEEIQIENLVPVDLQAIDTANFLKRLEELNPYFEQIKKGLQPNTVLRYVGELSGDLQQDKGILETKLVAVPLHSALGQLQGSDSLFEIYTESYGENPIIIQGAGAGASVTARGVFGDILRLADR, encoded by the coding sequence ATGAAAATTCTAAAGTTTGGAGGAAAATCACTAGCCTCAGGGCAAGCCTTTGATCAAGTGATTCAAATTATAAAAGACAAAATCGCACAAGGGTCAATTGCCGTTGTAGTTTCAGCCATTGACGATACCACAGATACCTTGGAATCAATCTTAGACTTAGCCAAGAATCAAGCGGATTACCGCACGCCTTTTTTCGCCTTTCAAGCGAGAACTTATCATAGTGGAATTGATTTAAAAGAGGAGTTTACCTTACTCCAAAAATTGTATGAAGGGGTTTCTTTGCTTGAAGATTACAGCTTAAAAATCAGCGATTTGGTCCTGGCACAAGGCGAGATTATTTCGAGTAAAGTATTGACCCATCACTTACTTCAGCAAGGAATTACCGCTGTTGCTGTTGATAGTCGTCATTTTTTTGTTACGGATGCGACCTTTGGTCAAGCCCAAGTAGAAGAAGAGCTATCCAAAGCAAGAACATCCCTCTATTTTAAGGAAATTCCTTCACATACCCTTGCTGTAGTGACGGGTTTTATTGGCGCTACAGCGAAAGGAGAAACAACTACCCTAGGTCGAAATGGCAGCAACTATTCTGCAGCCTTACTCGCCAATTTCCTCCAAGCATCCGAATTGCAAAATTACACCCATGTTGATGGTATTTTTACCGCCAATCCAGATTGGGTTAAAAATGCACAAAAAATTGAGGAACTTCACTTTGATGATGCCAATGAGTTGGCGCATTTTGGCGCTTCAATTTTACATGCAAAGACAATTCTTCCCTTGATAGAAAACAATATTCCCCTTCGCATTTTGAATACCTTAAACCCAACAAATACAGGAACATTAATTTCTGCTCGCCCTACAGTTACAGGAATTAAATCCATTTCTCTCCAATCTGATATTGCTTTAATCCAATTGGAAGGGCGCGGCTTATTGGGTATTGTGGGTATTGACGCGCGTATTTTTACTGCACTTGCTCAAGCGGGGATTAGTGTAGGCGTGATTTCTCAAGGTTCTTCAGAACGCGGATTGGGGTTTACTGTAGAACAACAAAAAGCAACACTCGCTGTAGAAGTCTTACAAAGGGAGTTCCACACTGAGTTTCAAACCAAAGATGTCGATAGCATCCAAATCTTGTCCGAAGTAGCGATTCTCTCCATTATAGGACAGGATTTAAGTACGTTTGACCAACCCTATGCCGCCTTAGTAAAAAATAAAATCACCCCGATTCTATTTCACAACACCGTAACAGGTAAAAACGTGAGTTTAGTCGTTCGCCAGGAAGATGCAAAAAAGGCACTCCATGTGATTCACGGTCAAATTTTTGGAATTAGTAAAAAAATCAACCTCGCTATTTTTGGCCACGGACTTGTAGGCGGTACGTTGATTGATCAAATTCTCACTGCTGCAACAGCGATTGCCACTAAAAAGAATATAGCCCTCCATATTTTCGCCATTGGAAATTCTAAAAAGGTGTGGTTGACAGAAACGGGAATCACGGCCAATTGGCGCCAAGATCTAGCGCAACATGGGGTTTCTTATGGTATAGAAGATGTGATTGCCTTTGCAAAAGACCATCACTTAGAAAACCTCATCGCCATAGATAACACGGCTTCTAAATCATTTATTGAGCACTATATCCCCTTGATTCAAGGAGGTTTTGATTTGATTTCCTCCAACAAGATCGCCAATACGGTTTCCTATTCTTTCTATCAAGCATTGCGAAAAGCGTTAAAAGAAAACCATAAAGAATATTTATACGAGACTAATGTTGGCGCAGGATTACCCTTGATTGACACCATCAAACTCCTGCATTTATCTGGAGAGAATATTACGAAAATCAAAGGAATCTTTTCAGGTAGCTTGAGCTATATCTTCAATCAGTTTTCTGTACAAGACCAACCATTCAATACCATCGTACAACAAGCCATTGCCAAAGGATATACAGAACCTGATCCGAGAGAAGATTTATCTGGTAAAGATGTGGGACGCAAATTGCTCATCTTAGCTAGAGAATTAGACTTACAAAATGAATTAGAAGAAATTCAAATTGAAAACTTAGTTCCTGTAGATTTACAAGCCATTGACACCGCAAATTTCCTCAAGCGATTAGAGGAATTAAACCCTTATTTTGAACAAATTAAAAAAGGATTACAACCGAATACAGTGTTGCGTTATGTAGGAGAATTATCTGGAGATTTACAGCAAGACAAAGGTATTTTAGAAACCAAATTAGTGGCTGTTCCCCTACATTCCGCCTTAGGTCAATTGCAAGGATCTGATAGTTTATTTGAAATCTATACCGAAAGTTATGGCGAAAACCCCATCATCATTCAAGGTGCAGGTGCAGGTGCTTCGGTTACAGCCAGAGGAGTTTTTGGCGATATTCTACGCCTCGCAGATAGATAA
- a CDS encoding alpha/beta fold hydrolase: MKQLHTIQITDYLFPDQTVQTLYLNYEIFGQPLHQAPIVLVNHALTGNSTVTGEQGWWKELIGYNQAIDLNRYTVLAFNIPGNGYANKEEQLFPAYTSFTTALVADVFWKGLDFLRIPQLYAIIGGSLGGSIAWEMALQRPQAIQHLIPIATNLQASDWLIGQVAVQEAILNHSSQPLEDARKHAMLLYRTPESINQKFTRVHPTIGDTPPIESWLTYHGQALKKRFQLAAYRLMNHLLKTIGREITEEQLRHFAGNTTATITVVAVNSDNMFTQKEQRETYCKLYAYGANINYKEIQSIHGHDAFLMEYEQLQTALQPLF; encoded by the coding sequence ATGAAACAATTGCACACCATCCAAATTACGGATTACCTTTTTCCGGATCAGACCGTCCAAACCTTGTATTTGAACTACGAGATTTTTGGTCAGCCCTTGCACCAAGCGCCCATTGTCTTGGTCAATCACGCCTTAACCGGAAATAGTACCGTTACAGGTGAGCAAGGCTGGTGGAAAGAACTAATTGGATACAATCAAGCGATTGATTTAAATCGCTATACGGTCCTTGCTTTTAATATTCCGGGGAATGGATATGCCAATAAGGAAGAGCAATTATTCCCGGCCTATACTTCTTTTACAACAGCCCTGGTTGCAGATGTATTTTGGAAGGGGCTTGATTTTCTGCGAATCCCTCAGCTTTATGCAATTATCGGCGGTAGCTTAGGTGGGAGTATTGCTTGGGAAATGGCTTTGCAACGCCCTCAAGCCATTCAACACTTGATTCCCATTGCAACCAATCTACAAGCTTCGGATTGGTTGATTGGACAAGTAGCAGTTCAAGAAGCCATCCTCAATCACTCCAGTCAACCGTTGGAAGATGCGCGAAAACACGCCATGTTGCTTTATCGCACTCCGGAATCCATCAATCAAAAGTTTACTCGAGTACACCCAACCATTGGCGATACACCTCCTATTGAAAGTTGGTTAACCTATCACGGTCAGGCATTAAAAAAACGCTTTCAACTAGCGGCCTATCGCCTGATGAATCACTTACTCAAAACAATCGGACGGGAAATAACCGAAGAGCAATTGCGGCACTTTGCGGGGAATACAACCGCAACAATTACCGTAGTAGCCGTGAATAGTGACAATATGTTTACCCAAAAAGAGCAACGGGAAACCTATTGCAAATTATATGCTTACGGTGCAAATATAAACTACAAAGAAATACAATCCATACACGGTCATGATGCTTTCCTCATGGAATATGAACAATTACAGACTGCATTACAACCTTTATTTTAA
- a CDS encoding TlpA family protein disulfide reductase encodes MMKKILLLFLALGLSTLTSAQEKLHLNGKLKGLTEDAKLSLSSGNEEIEFQAKDGKFNVEMQLSEAPTSIYLYVEQVGDSYYTSFFVGNESITIDGSISDFPHNIEAMGSQYDGVRYQNYVINKKFNDEIEQLQVEAQNLMQKGISSDSIALAYYSNVEPLGKVQKILKQVEENDYEFLKQYVNTAYGRFMLPFTMESYTTEQMKTLLDLVELQYKNTKEVEFSQTLIDYKTLEVGDKYYNFTALTREGQTVQFSDYFKGKYVLLDFSTMHCGYCQRAAPQTAKVADELSAKMDYVTYYVDNFPVTMDMYYELKGNKGVLLWNKKGRLDLAIAKYKQRGTPHYVLFDPEGNFVNVLEGYTEDFGDILKEWMQ; translated from the coding sequence ATGATGAAAAAAATACTACTCTTGTTTTTAGCTTTAGGTCTTTCAACGTTAACTTCAGCACAAGAAAAATTACATCTTAATGGAAAATTAAAGGGATTAACTGAAGATGCCAAATTAAGTCTATCTAGTGGTAATGAGGAAATAGAGTTTCAAGCAAAAGATGGGAAATTTAATGTTGAAATGCAATTAAGTGAGGCACCAACATCAATTTATTTGTATGTAGAACAAGTAGGAGATTCCTATTATACTAGTTTTTTTGTAGGAAATGAATCGATTACTATTGATGGATCAATAAGTGATTTTCCTCATAATATTGAAGCAATGGGTTCTCAATATGATGGTGTTCGTTATCAAAATTACGTTATCAATAAAAAATTCAATGACGAGATAGAACAATTGCAAGTAGAAGCACAGAATCTTATGCAAAAGGGAATTTCTTCTGACAGTATTGCGTTGGCTTACTATAGTAATGTTGAACCCTTGGGAAAGGTGCAAAAAATCCTTAAGCAAGTGGAAGAGAATGACTATGAATTCCTAAAACAATATGTCAATACTGCTTATGGGCGATTTATGCTGCCATTTACTATGGAAAGTTATACTACAGAACAAATGAAAACGTTGTTAGATTTAGTTGAACTACAGTATAAGAATACGAAAGAAGTTGAGTTTTCTCAAACATTAATTGACTATAAAACACTAGAAGTAGGTGATAAGTATTATAATTTTACTGCGCTGACAAGAGAAGGACAAACCGTACAGTTTAGTGACTACTTTAAGGGAAAGTATGTACTACTAGATTTTTCAACGATGCATTGTGGATATTGTCAACGAGCGGCACCTCAAACAGCCAAGGTAGCTGACGAACTAAGTGCGAAAATGGATTATGTGACGTACTATGTTGATAATTTTCCTGTAACAATGGATATGTATTACGAGTTAAAGGGAAATAAAGGAGTTTTACTTTGGAATAAAAAGGGGCGTTTGGATCTTGCTATAGCGAAGTATAAACAACGTGGAACACCGCATTATGTTTTATTTGATCCTGAGGGGAATTTTGTTAACGTTTTAGAAGGGTATACCGAAGACTTTGGTGACATACTAAAAGAATGGATGCAGTAA
- a CDS encoding DUF4349 domain-containing protein produces MKKILCYTLIGVISLLTLASCDQKYDSVAAESANYLNLSDANSSPAKNLEVEQAVERKIIKEGTIRFETADAAETRKQITAALATYKGYVSQDQAETYASQSTYTLTVRVPAESFEKLLSDITTAAKKVENQDIRALDVTEEFIDVESRIHTKKELENRYKALLSKANKVEEILSIEKEIEALRSDIESYEGRLNYLKSSVAYSTLTVVFYEKQTSTSTFGSEFTTAFAEGWDNLVSFTLGLFYIWPFILILLGVLFVVRRKLKRRKLQKKE; encoded by the coding sequence ATGAAAAAAATATTATGCTACACCCTTATAGGAGTAATCTCCCTATTAACCTTAGCTTCTTGTGATCAAAAATACGACAGTGTAGCTGCTGAAAGTGCGAACTACCTCAACCTTTCTGATGCCAATTCGTCTCCTGCCAAAAATCTAGAAGTAGAGCAAGCTGTTGAGCGCAAAATCATCAAAGAAGGAACGATTCGCTTTGAAACTGCTGATGCTGCCGAAACGCGCAAGCAGATTACAGCAGCCTTAGCGACCTACAAAGGTTATGTTTCACAAGATCAAGCGGAGACTTATGCGAGTCAATCGACTTATACCCTTACAGTACGCGTTCCTGCAGAAAGTTTCGAAAAACTTTTGTCGGATATTACCACTGCTGCTAAAAAAGTAGAGAATCAAGACATTCGCGCATTGGATGTTACGGAAGAATTCATTGATGTAGAATCGCGTATTCACACCAAAAAAGAGTTGGAAAATCGATACAAAGCCTTGTTGAGCAAAGCGAATAAAGTAGAAGAAATCTTATCCATTGAAAAGGAAATTGAAGCACTTCGCTCCGATATTGAATCCTATGAAGGGCGATTAAACTACTTAAAAAGCAGCGTGGCTTATAGTACGCTTACCGTAGTATTCTATGAAAAACAAACGAGTACATCAACGTTCGGTTCTGAATTTACCACTGCCTTTGCAGAAGGATGGGACAACCTAGTTTCCTTCACCCTTGGGTTATTTTACATTTGGCCCTTCATCCTCATCCTTTTAGGTGTATTATTTGTCGTTAGACGAAAACTCAAACGCAGAAAACTGCAAAAGAAGGAATAA